A genomic segment from Synchiropus splendidus isolate RoL2022-P1 chromosome 18, RoL_Sspl_1.0, whole genome shotgun sequence encodes:
- the LOC128749855 gene encoding teashirt homolog 2 isoform X3 — protein MPRRKQQAPKRAAVYMPDEDPALQNSIAEEDEENDTQTEDDSSEKSPKMSEDRELDNKSFNSYSNLNSPSPSEIQRDDESSSTKLKDETGSSLEKMRAAYANFLSDSYWTGVGMDLKVGKQTSKVNCDSTNGSSKTEFDWHQDALSKTLQQTLSPKPATKPNLFSSVHLYRQNAKSCGSVFTGASRFRCKDCSAAYDTLVELTVHMNKSGHYQDNNHSKQSGSSTSSSKSRKRNLQDLEGKEDAQKVLKCMFCGHSFDSLQDLSVHMIKTKHYQKVPLKEPIPVITPKLLPPAKKRAFDTARPCSPDSTTGVAGYSEAQRAASISNATNNRYGYQNGASYTWQFETCKSQILKCMECGSSHDTLQQLTTHMMVTGHFVKVTNSASKKGKQLALDPLAIEKIQGLADQESAESEGEKVSPKILSPACSEKDSQGESVSEKMEESDIKDEKSDCDDQKLGDFKYPYLREEDLEKDSSVGGDILKSLANTVASAINKAQTGTPSWSAYPSIHAAYQLSGIIKGAPLAASPPTQLKQPFNHKLRPIAPKGKMFPGALEASQGHQNLNIKHEKGSVGDGKDSHNLKFDLAENDDSDCQDDSSFSSKLDNDFVNEESEMMKGKSSPEFSDRGKTPSPSACNGQASELLNDSADIPAINPLSALQSVLNNHLGKANKPNNSRVEKLSAHAQAVFTDMKRSSEKPVMTLAKNNGNFLFVNEDQPIDLTKSKHCKPSPTIVPSATPTPQKYALSDIADMVKVLPTATTPKPSIPSRTLKLESDVRRFEDVSTEVYSVHKRKGRQSNWNPRHLLILQAQFASSLFLTSEGKYLLSDLGPQERMHISKFTGLSMTTISHWLANVKYQLRKTGGTKFLKNMDTGHPVFYCNDCASQFRSPATFISHLESHLGFQIKDMCKMPVEHQTKVEEPDLSKALSVRVTEALIAEEDIDAKFKCKLCCRTFASNHAVKLHLSKTHSKSPDNHSQYVEMDKD, from the exons TTTATATGCCTGATGAGGATCCTGCTCTCCAAAACTCCATtgctgaggaggatgaggagaacGACACTCAAACAGAGGACGACTCCTCTGAGAAGAGTCCTAAAATGTCAGAGGACAGAGAGCTGGACAACAAGAGTTTCAACAGCTACAGCAACCTGAACTCCCCC TCGCCATCAGAGATCCAGAGGGACGATGAAAGCAGCAGCACGAAGCTGAAGGATGAAACAGGCAGCAGTTTGGAGAAGATGAGGGCGGCCTACGCCAACTTTCTCTCTGATTCATACTGGACGGGGGTCGGAATGGACTTGAAAGTGGGAAAACAAACCAGTAAGGTCAACTGCGACAGTACCAATGGGAGTTCCAAGACTGAGTTTGACTGGCACCAGGATGCCCTGTCCAAGACCTTGCAGCAGACTCTTTCGCCCAAACCTGCCACGAAACCCAACCTCTTCAGCTCGGTACACTTGTACCGGCAAAACGCTAAGTCCTGTGGCTCTGTCTTCACGGGTGCCAGTCGCTTCCGCTGCAAAGACTGCAGTGCTGCCTATGACACCCTGGTGGAGCTGACTGTCCATATGAACAAGAGCGGACACTACCAGGATAACAACCACAGCAAGCAGAGCGGCTCATCCACCTCCTCGTCAAAATCACGAAAGCGGAACTTACAGGACCTAGAAGGGAAGGAAGATGCACAGAAAGTGTTGAAGTGCATGTTCTGTGGCCACTCCTTCGACTCGCTGCAGGATCTCAGTGTGCACATGATCAAAACAAAGCATTACCAAAAGGTGCCTTTGAAAGAGCCAATCCCGGTGATCACGCCAAAATTGTTGCCACCGGCAAAGAAACGGGCCTTTGACACGGCAAGACCATGCTCCCCCGACTCCACGACCGGCGTGGCTGGCTACAGTGAGGCACAAAGAGCCGCGAGCATTTCAAATGCCACCAACAATCGCTACGGCTACCAGAATGGGGCAAGCTACACTTGGCAGTTTGAGACATGCAAGTCTCAGATTCTAAAATGCATGGAATGCGGAAGCTCCCATGACACGTTGCAGCAGCTGACCACGCACATGATGGTCACCGGACACTTCGTTAAAGTTACAAACTCTGCATCTAAGAAGGGTAAGCAGTTAGCACTTGACCCCCTGGCTATTGAGAAGATTCAGGGTTTAGCAGATCAAGAATCTGCTGAGTCGGAAGGAGAAAAAGTGTCTCCTAAAATTCTTTCCCCAGCATGTAGCGAAAAGGACAGTCAGGGTGAAAGTGTGTCAGAGAAAATGGAAGAATCTGACATTAAAGATGAAAAGTCAGACTGCGACGATCAAAAGCTGGGAGATTTTAAGTACCCCTACCTGAGAGAGGAGGATCTGGAGAAAGACTCCAGTGTAGGTGGCGACATTCTCAAATCGCTCGCCAACACGGTGGCATCAGCCATCAATAAAGCTCAGACGGGAACGCCAAGTTGGAGTGCTTACCCGAGCATCCATGCTGCCTACCAGCTCTCTGGCATCATCAAAGGTGCCCCTCTCGCTGCGTCTCCCCCGACACAGCTGAAGCAACCGTTTAACCACAAGCTGAGACCGATTGCCCCAAAGGGGAAGATGTTTCCCGGTGCTTTGGAGGCCTCCCAGGGGCATCAAAACTTGAACATCAAACATGAGAAGGGCAGTGTTGGTGACGGGAAAGATAGTCATAATCTGAAGTTTGATCTGGCAGAGAATGATGACAGCGATTGTCAAGAtgattcttctttctcttcaaaGCTCGACAATGATTTCGTGAATGAAGAGAGTGAGATGATGAAAGGAAAGTCAAGCCCAGAGTTCTCTGACAGAGGCAAGACGCCAAGTCCATCTGCTTGCAATGGTCAGGCTTCAGAGCTTCTCAATGACTCTGCAGATATTCCCGCCATCAACCCACTCAGCGCCCTGCAGTCGGTCCTCAACAATCATCTGGGCAAAGCTAACAAACCCAACAACTCTCGAGTCGAAAAACTGTCAGCACATGCTCAGGCAGTCTTTACAGACATGAAACGCAGCAGCGAGAAACCGGTAATGACACTAGCAAAGAACAATGGCAACTTTCTGTTTGTGAATGAGGACCAGCCCATTGACCtaacaaaatcaaaacactgcAAACCAAGTCCCACAATAGTTCCTTCCGCTACACCGACCCCTCAGAAATACGCTCTGTCTGACATCGCAGACATGGTTAAAGTTCTTCCTACAGCCACCACACCGAAACCCTCCATACCATCCAGGACTCTGAAACTGGAATCTGACGTAAGGCGTTTCGAGGACGTATCTACCGAGGTCTACTCTGTCCATAAGCGCAAAGGCCGACAGTCCAACTGGAACCCGCGACACCTTCTCATCCTGCAGGCTCAATTCGCCTCTAGTCTCTTCTTGACCTCGGAAGGGAAGTACCTGCTCTCAGACCTTGGACCTCAAGAAAGGATGCACATTTCTAAATTCACAGGACTGTCCATGACCACCATAAGTCATTGGTTAGCGAATGTTAAATACCAATTACGGAAAACTGGTGGAACTAAATTCCTAAAGAACATGGACACGGGTCACCCGGTCTTTTACTGCAATGACTGCGCCTCTCAGTTCAGGTCGCCGGCGACCTTCATTTCCCACCTTGAATCACATCTTGGGTTCCAAATCAAAGACATGTGCAAGATGCCGGTGGAGCACCAGACGAAGGTGGAAGAGCCGGATCTCTCCAAGGCACTCAGTGTCAGGGTCACCGAGGCACTAATTGCTGAGGAGGACATTGATGCAAAGTTTAAATGTAAACTGTGTTGTCGGACATTTGCCAGCAACCATGCGGTCAAACTCCACTTGAGCAAAACTCACAGCAAGTCGCCTGACAACCACTCGCAGTATGTGGAGATGGACAAGGACTAG
- the LOC128749855 gene encoding teashirt homolog 2 isoform X2 yields the protein MPDEDPALQNSIAEEDEENDTQTEDDSSEKSPKMSEDRELDNKSFNSYSNLNSPVSVLSNQEAEVESHMSDTSDRLSDFKNQSPSEIQRDDESSSTKLKDETGSSLEKMRAAYANFLSDSYWTGVGMDLKVGKQTSKVNCDSTNGSSKTEFDWHQDALSKTLQQTLSPKPATKPNLFSSVHLYRQNAKSCGSVFTGASRFRCKDCSAAYDTLVELTVHMNKSGHYQDNNHSKQSGSSTSSSKSRKRNLQDLEGKEDAQKVLKCMFCGHSFDSLQDLSVHMIKTKHYQKVPLKEPIPVITPKLLPPAKKRAFDTARPCSPDSTTGVAGYSEAQRAASISNATNNRYGYQNGASYTWQFETCKSQILKCMECGSSHDTLQQLTTHMMVTGHFVKVTNSASKKGKQLALDPLAIEKIQGLADQESAESEGEKVSPKILSPACSEKDSQGESVSEKMEESDIKDEKSDCDDQKLGDFKYPYLREEDLEKDSSVGGDILKSLANTVASAINKAQTGTPSWSAYPSIHAAYQLSGIIKGAPLAASPPTQLKQPFNHKLRPIAPKGKMFPGALEASQGHQNLNIKHEKGSVGDGKDSHNLKFDLAENDDSDCQDDSSFSSKLDNDFVNEESEMMKGKSSPEFSDRGKTPSPSACNGQASELLNDSADIPAINPLSALQSVLNNHLGKANKPNNSRVEKLSAHAQAVFTDMKRSSEKPVMTLAKNNGNFLFVNEDQPIDLTKSKHCKPSPTIVPSATPTPQKYALSDIADMVKVLPTATTPKPSIPSRTLKLESDVRRFEDVSTEVYSVHKRKGRQSNWNPRHLLILQAQFASSLFLTSEGKYLLSDLGPQERMHISKFTGLSMTTISHWLANVKYQLRKTGGTKFLKNMDTGHPVFYCNDCASQFRSPATFISHLESHLGFQIKDMCKMPVEHQTKVEEPDLSKALSVRVTEALIAEEDIDAKFKCKLCCRTFASNHAVKLHLSKTHSKSPDNHSQYVEMDKD from the coding sequence ATGCCTGATGAGGATCCTGCTCTCCAAAACTCCATtgctgaggaggatgaggagaacGACACTCAAACAGAGGACGACTCCTCTGAGAAGAGTCCTAAAATGTCAGAGGACAGAGAGCTGGACAACAAGAGTTTCAACAGCTACAGCAACCTGAACTCCCCCGTGAGTGTCCTTTCTAACCAGGAGGCTGAGGTGGAGTCGCACATGAGTGATACTAGTGACCGACTTTCTGACTTCAAAAACCAGTCGCCATCAGAGATCCAGAGGGACGATGAAAGCAGCAGCACGAAGCTGAAGGATGAAACAGGCAGCAGTTTGGAGAAGATGAGGGCGGCCTACGCCAACTTTCTCTCTGATTCATACTGGACGGGGGTCGGAATGGACTTGAAAGTGGGAAAACAAACCAGTAAGGTCAACTGCGACAGTACCAATGGGAGTTCCAAGACTGAGTTTGACTGGCACCAGGATGCCCTGTCCAAGACCTTGCAGCAGACTCTTTCGCCCAAACCTGCCACGAAACCCAACCTCTTCAGCTCGGTACACTTGTACCGGCAAAACGCTAAGTCCTGTGGCTCTGTCTTCACGGGTGCCAGTCGCTTCCGCTGCAAAGACTGCAGTGCTGCCTATGACACCCTGGTGGAGCTGACTGTCCATATGAACAAGAGCGGACACTACCAGGATAACAACCACAGCAAGCAGAGCGGCTCATCCACCTCCTCGTCAAAATCACGAAAGCGGAACTTACAGGACCTAGAAGGGAAGGAAGATGCACAGAAAGTGTTGAAGTGCATGTTCTGTGGCCACTCCTTCGACTCGCTGCAGGATCTCAGTGTGCACATGATCAAAACAAAGCATTACCAAAAGGTGCCTTTGAAAGAGCCAATCCCGGTGATCACGCCAAAATTGTTGCCACCGGCAAAGAAACGGGCCTTTGACACGGCAAGACCATGCTCCCCCGACTCCACGACCGGCGTGGCTGGCTACAGTGAGGCACAAAGAGCCGCGAGCATTTCAAATGCCACCAACAATCGCTACGGCTACCAGAATGGGGCAAGCTACACTTGGCAGTTTGAGACATGCAAGTCTCAGATTCTAAAATGCATGGAATGCGGAAGCTCCCATGACACGTTGCAGCAGCTGACCACGCACATGATGGTCACCGGACACTTCGTTAAAGTTACAAACTCTGCATCTAAGAAGGGTAAGCAGTTAGCACTTGACCCCCTGGCTATTGAGAAGATTCAGGGTTTAGCAGATCAAGAATCTGCTGAGTCGGAAGGAGAAAAAGTGTCTCCTAAAATTCTTTCCCCAGCATGTAGCGAAAAGGACAGTCAGGGTGAAAGTGTGTCAGAGAAAATGGAAGAATCTGACATTAAAGATGAAAAGTCAGACTGCGACGATCAAAAGCTGGGAGATTTTAAGTACCCCTACCTGAGAGAGGAGGATCTGGAGAAAGACTCCAGTGTAGGTGGCGACATTCTCAAATCGCTCGCCAACACGGTGGCATCAGCCATCAATAAAGCTCAGACGGGAACGCCAAGTTGGAGTGCTTACCCGAGCATCCATGCTGCCTACCAGCTCTCTGGCATCATCAAAGGTGCCCCTCTCGCTGCGTCTCCCCCGACACAGCTGAAGCAACCGTTTAACCACAAGCTGAGACCGATTGCCCCAAAGGGGAAGATGTTTCCCGGTGCTTTGGAGGCCTCCCAGGGGCATCAAAACTTGAACATCAAACATGAGAAGGGCAGTGTTGGTGACGGGAAAGATAGTCATAATCTGAAGTTTGATCTGGCAGAGAATGATGACAGCGATTGTCAAGAtgattcttctttctcttcaaaGCTCGACAATGATTTCGTGAATGAAGAGAGTGAGATGATGAAAGGAAAGTCAAGCCCAGAGTTCTCTGACAGAGGCAAGACGCCAAGTCCATCTGCTTGCAATGGTCAGGCTTCAGAGCTTCTCAATGACTCTGCAGATATTCCCGCCATCAACCCACTCAGCGCCCTGCAGTCGGTCCTCAACAATCATCTGGGCAAAGCTAACAAACCCAACAACTCTCGAGTCGAAAAACTGTCAGCACATGCTCAGGCAGTCTTTACAGACATGAAACGCAGCAGCGAGAAACCGGTAATGACACTAGCAAAGAACAATGGCAACTTTCTGTTTGTGAATGAGGACCAGCCCATTGACCtaacaaaatcaaaacactgcAAACCAAGTCCCACAATAGTTCCTTCCGCTACACCGACCCCTCAGAAATACGCTCTGTCTGACATCGCAGACATGGTTAAAGTTCTTCCTACAGCCACCACACCGAAACCCTCCATACCATCCAGGACTCTGAAACTGGAATCTGACGTAAGGCGTTTCGAGGACGTATCTACCGAGGTCTACTCTGTCCATAAGCGCAAAGGCCGACAGTCCAACTGGAACCCGCGACACCTTCTCATCCTGCAGGCTCAATTCGCCTCTAGTCTCTTCTTGACCTCGGAAGGGAAGTACCTGCTCTCAGACCTTGGACCTCAAGAAAGGATGCACATTTCTAAATTCACAGGACTGTCCATGACCACCATAAGTCATTGGTTAGCGAATGTTAAATACCAATTACGGAAAACTGGTGGAACTAAATTCCTAAAGAACATGGACACGGGTCACCCGGTCTTTTACTGCAATGACTGCGCCTCTCAGTTCAGGTCGCCGGCGACCTTCATTTCCCACCTTGAATCACATCTTGGGTTCCAAATCAAAGACATGTGCAAGATGCCGGTGGAGCACCAGACGAAGGTGGAAGAGCCGGATCTCTCCAAGGCACTCAGTGTCAGGGTCACCGAGGCACTAATTGCTGAGGAGGACATTGATGCAAAGTTTAAATGTAAACTGTGTTGTCGGACATTTGCCAGCAACCATGCGGTCAAACTCCACTTGAGCAAAACTCACAGCAAGTCGCCTGACAACCACTCGCAGTATGTGGAGATGGACAAGGACTAG
- the LOC128749855 gene encoding teashirt homolog 2 isoform X1, with protein sequence MPRRKQQAPKRAAVYMPDEDPALQNSIAEEDEENDTQTEDDSSEKSPKMSEDRELDNKSFNSYSNLNSPVSVLSNQEAEVESHMSDTSDRLSDFKNQSPSEIQRDDESSSTKLKDETGSSLEKMRAAYANFLSDSYWTGVGMDLKVGKQTSKVNCDSTNGSSKTEFDWHQDALSKTLQQTLSPKPATKPNLFSSVHLYRQNAKSCGSVFTGASRFRCKDCSAAYDTLVELTVHMNKSGHYQDNNHSKQSGSSTSSSKSRKRNLQDLEGKEDAQKVLKCMFCGHSFDSLQDLSVHMIKTKHYQKVPLKEPIPVITPKLLPPAKKRAFDTARPCSPDSTTGVAGYSEAQRAASISNATNNRYGYQNGASYTWQFETCKSQILKCMECGSSHDTLQQLTTHMMVTGHFVKVTNSASKKGKQLALDPLAIEKIQGLADQESAESEGEKVSPKILSPACSEKDSQGESVSEKMEESDIKDEKSDCDDQKLGDFKYPYLREEDLEKDSSVGGDILKSLANTVASAINKAQTGTPSWSAYPSIHAAYQLSGIIKGAPLAASPPTQLKQPFNHKLRPIAPKGKMFPGALEASQGHQNLNIKHEKGSVGDGKDSHNLKFDLAENDDSDCQDDSSFSSKLDNDFVNEESEMMKGKSSPEFSDRGKTPSPSACNGQASELLNDSADIPAINPLSALQSVLNNHLGKANKPNNSRVEKLSAHAQAVFTDMKRSSEKPVMTLAKNNGNFLFVNEDQPIDLTKSKHCKPSPTIVPSATPTPQKYALSDIADMVKVLPTATTPKPSIPSRTLKLESDVRRFEDVSTEVYSVHKRKGRQSNWNPRHLLILQAQFASSLFLTSEGKYLLSDLGPQERMHISKFTGLSMTTISHWLANVKYQLRKTGGTKFLKNMDTGHPVFYCNDCASQFRSPATFISHLESHLGFQIKDMCKMPVEHQTKVEEPDLSKALSVRVTEALIAEEDIDAKFKCKLCCRTFASNHAVKLHLSKTHSKSPDNHSQYVEMDKD encoded by the coding sequence TTTATATGCCTGATGAGGATCCTGCTCTCCAAAACTCCATtgctgaggaggatgaggagaacGACACTCAAACAGAGGACGACTCCTCTGAGAAGAGTCCTAAAATGTCAGAGGACAGAGAGCTGGACAACAAGAGTTTCAACAGCTACAGCAACCTGAACTCCCCCGTGAGTGTCCTTTCTAACCAGGAGGCTGAGGTGGAGTCGCACATGAGTGATACTAGTGACCGACTTTCTGACTTCAAAAACCAGTCGCCATCAGAGATCCAGAGGGACGATGAAAGCAGCAGCACGAAGCTGAAGGATGAAACAGGCAGCAGTTTGGAGAAGATGAGGGCGGCCTACGCCAACTTTCTCTCTGATTCATACTGGACGGGGGTCGGAATGGACTTGAAAGTGGGAAAACAAACCAGTAAGGTCAACTGCGACAGTACCAATGGGAGTTCCAAGACTGAGTTTGACTGGCACCAGGATGCCCTGTCCAAGACCTTGCAGCAGACTCTTTCGCCCAAACCTGCCACGAAACCCAACCTCTTCAGCTCGGTACACTTGTACCGGCAAAACGCTAAGTCCTGTGGCTCTGTCTTCACGGGTGCCAGTCGCTTCCGCTGCAAAGACTGCAGTGCTGCCTATGACACCCTGGTGGAGCTGACTGTCCATATGAACAAGAGCGGACACTACCAGGATAACAACCACAGCAAGCAGAGCGGCTCATCCACCTCCTCGTCAAAATCACGAAAGCGGAACTTACAGGACCTAGAAGGGAAGGAAGATGCACAGAAAGTGTTGAAGTGCATGTTCTGTGGCCACTCCTTCGACTCGCTGCAGGATCTCAGTGTGCACATGATCAAAACAAAGCATTACCAAAAGGTGCCTTTGAAAGAGCCAATCCCGGTGATCACGCCAAAATTGTTGCCACCGGCAAAGAAACGGGCCTTTGACACGGCAAGACCATGCTCCCCCGACTCCACGACCGGCGTGGCTGGCTACAGTGAGGCACAAAGAGCCGCGAGCATTTCAAATGCCACCAACAATCGCTACGGCTACCAGAATGGGGCAAGCTACACTTGGCAGTTTGAGACATGCAAGTCTCAGATTCTAAAATGCATGGAATGCGGAAGCTCCCATGACACGTTGCAGCAGCTGACCACGCACATGATGGTCACCGGACACTTCGTTAAAGTTACAAACTCTGCATCTAAGAAGGGTAAGCAGTTAGCACTTGACCCCCTGGCTATTGAGAAGATTCAGGGTTTAGCAGATCAAGAATCTGCTGAGTCGGAAGGAGAAAAAGTGTCTCCTAAAATTCTTTCCCCAGCATGTAGCGAAAAGGACAGTCAGGGTGAAAGTGTGTCAGAGAAAATGGAAGAATCTGACATTAAAGATGAAAAGTCAGACTGCGACGATCAAAAGCTGGGAGATTTTAAGTACCCCTACCTGAGAGAGGAGGATCTGGAGAAAGACTCCAGTGTAGGTGGCGACATTCTCAAATCGCTCGCCAACACGGTGGCATCAGCCATCAATAAAGCTCAGACGGGAACGCCAAGTTGGAGTGCTTACCCGAGCATCCATGCTGCCTACCAGCTCTCTGGCATCATCAAAGGTGCCCCTCTCGCTGCGTCTCCCCCGACACAGCTGAAGCAACCGTTTAACCACAAGCTGAGACCGATTGCCCCAAAGGGGAAGATGTTTCCCGGTGCTTTGGAGGCCTCCCAGGGGCATCAAAACTTGAACATCAAACATGAGAAGGGCAGTGTTGGTGACGGGAAAGATAGTCATAATCTGAAGTTTGATCTGGCAGAGAATGATGACAGCGATTGTCAAGAtgattcttctttctcttcaaaGCTCGACAATGATTTCGTGAATGAAGAGAGTGAGATGATGAAAGGAAAGTCAAGCCCAGAGTTCTCTGACAGAGGCAAGACGCCAAGTCCATCTGCTTGCAATGGTCAGGCTTCAGAGCTTCTCAATGACTCTGCAGATATTCCCGCCATCAACCCACTCAGCGCCCTGCAGTCGGTCCTCAACAATCATCTGGGCAAAGCTAACAAACCCAACAACTCTCGAGTCGAAAAACTGTCAGCACATGCTCAGGCAGTCTTTACAGACATGAAACGCAGCAGCGAGAAACCGGTAATGACACTAGCAAAGAACAATGGCAACTTTCTGTTTGTGAATGAGGACCAGCCCATTGACCtaacaaaatcaaaacactgcAAACCAAGTCCCACAATAGTTCCTTCCGCTACACCGACCCCTCAGAAATACGCTCTGTCTGACATCGCAGACATGGTTAAAGTTCTTCCTACAGCCACCACACCGAAACCCTCCATACCATCCAGGACTCTGAAACTGGAATCTGACGTAAGGCGTTTCGAGGACGTATCTACCGAGGTCTACTCTGTCCATAAGCGCAAAGGCCGACAGTCCAACTGGAACCCGCGACACCTTCTCATCCTGCAGGCTCAATTCGCCTCTAGTCTCTTCTTGACCTCGGAAGGGAAGTACCTGCTCTCAGACCTTGGACCTCAAGAAAGGATGCACATTTCTAAATTCACAGGACTGTCCATGACCACCATAAGTCATTGGTTAGCGAATGTTAAATACCAATTACGGAAAACTGGTGGAACTAAATTCCTAAAGAACATGGACACGGGTCACCCGGTCTTTTACTGCAATGACTGCGCCTCTCAGTTCAGGTCGCCGGCGACCTTCATTTCCCACCTTGAATCACATCTTGGGTTCCAAATCAAAGACATGTGCAAGATGCCGGTGGAGCACCAGACGAAGGTGGAAGAGCCGGATCTCTCCAAGGCACTCAGTGTCAGGGTCACCGAGGCACTAATTGCTGAGGAGGACATTGATGCAAAGTTTAAATGTAAACTGTGTTGTCGGACATTTGCCAGCAACCATGCGGTCAAACTCCACTTGAGCAAAACTCACAGCAAGTCGCCTGACAACCACTCGCAGTATGTGGAGATGGACAAGGACTAG